In Methylotenera versatilis 79, the DNA window CAGCGCGCGCACAGCAAAAGCTATTCTTGGTTAGATATGCTACCAGCAGATCCACTTTCGGATTTGATTGGCCTAATTCTGAAAATATTAGCCGTGCTGATTCTCACCTTTATTATTCTGGGTTTAAGCGCGCCGCATAGCAATCAACAATTGGTTGAACGTATCGGCGTTGGCGCACAAATCACGTTGGTATTAGATCGTAGCGCGAGTATGGATGATCCATTTTCCGGCTCAACGGCCACCACTATTGGCGAAACAAAATCGGCCGCTGCCAGTCGATTAATCACCCAATTTGTGCAATCTCGTCAAAACGATATGCTAGGCATGATTACCTTTAGTAACTCCGCCATGTATGTGTTGCCATTAACTGAAAATAAAGAGGCGATTGTGGCTGCGGTGCGTGCCACTGCTGGTAATGCATTATTTCAAACTAATATCGGTAGTGGTTTAACATCAGCTGCTGGCTTGTTTGATAAAGTGCCCGATTCTGGCTCCCGCGCGGTGATTTTGTTATCGGATGGCGCTGGCCGTATTGATGCCAATACGCAACAAAAAATCAAAGACTGGTTTGACCGCATGCATTTAAGTTTATATTGGATTGTGTTGCGACAACCAGGCGGCTTGAGTATTTTTGATCAAAACTACAAACCGCAGGAAGACCAGCCTTTGCCACCTGAAATTGAGTTACATGATTTTTTTAAAACTTTTAAAACACCATTTAATGCCTATGAGGCAGAAGACCCAAAAACCTTGCAATTGGCGATTGATGACATTAATCGTAAAGAGAAAAAACCGATTAAATATCTACATAAGATTCCTGGCAAAGATTTTTCAACGCTATGTTTTACGATTGCCGCAATCATGATTGCGTTATTGCTGGGCGTGAAATATATAGAAGTAAAAACTTGGAAATAAGCAACTAAATTAGACCTATGAGGCACGTATGAAATTGGATATTCGATCTTTATTGACGGTTAAAAAACTCACTTGGTTTTTAGTGTTTTTAAGCTTAGTTTGCTTGCTTGCAAGCGTTTATACGTTCAATCGAATTAATCAAATTGATGAGTTTAATCAAGCC includes these proteins:
- a CDS encoding vWA domain-containing protein, whose product is MAFSHPWMLWLLPLAILPLLFQRAHSKSYSWLDMLPADPLSDLIGLILKILAVLILTFIILGLSAPHSNQQLVERIGVGAQITLVLDRSASMDDPFSGSTATTIGETKSAAASRLITQFVQSRQNDMLGMITFSNSAMYVLPLTENKEAIVAAVRATAGNALFQTNIGSGLTSAAGLFDKVPDSGSRAVILLSDGAGRIDANTQQKIKDWFDRMHLSLYWIVLRQPGGLSIFDQNYKPQEDQPLPPEIELHDFFKTFKTPFNAYEAEDPKTLQLAIDDINRKEKKPIKYLHKIPGKDFSTLCFTIAAIMIALLLGVKYIEVKTWK